A window of the Corynebacterium minutissimum genome harbors these coding sequences:
- the secA gene encoding preprotein translocase subunit SecA — translation MFGLSKLLRAGEGRTVKRLAKMADDVIALEDDFAKLSDDELKAKTEEFKERLSKGEKLNDILLEAFATVREAAWRVLDQKHYKVQIMGGAALHFGNVAEMRTGEGKTLTSLLPAYLNALEGKGVHIVTVNDYLAKRDAEMMGRVHRWLGLSVGVILSEMRPPERKEAYACDITYGTNNELGFDYLRDNMVRSLDDTVQRGHHYCIVDEVDSILIDEARTPLIISGPVDGSSQFYSVFSQLAPKMREGIHYEVDHKKRTIGVLEDGVEFVEDQLGIDNLYAPEHSQLVSYLNNALKAKELFTRDKDYIVRNGEVMIVDGFTGRVLAGRRYNEGMHQAIEAKEQVEIKNENQTLATVTLQNYFRLYDKISGMTGTAETEAAELHSIYGLDVVPIPTNKPNQRIDHSDRIYKTQEAKFAAVVDDISEHVEAGQPVLVGTTSVERSEYLSQLLSKRGIKHSVLNAKHHEQEGQIVARAGRPGTVTVATNMAGRGTDIVLGGNPEVILDEKLRERGLDPFEDEEKYQEAWDAEIDEEKERSKKLGDEVREAGGLYVLGTERHESRRIDNQLRGRSGRQGDPGETRFYLSMRDELMVRFVGQSMENMMNRLNVPDDVPIEAKMVSNSIKGAQAQVENQNFEMRKNVLKYDEVLNEQRKVVYATRHDILDAGDIKDNIRSMIDDTVSAYVSGATATGYVEDWNLDELWNALESLYGPTMSHESLVDGTEYGSAGELSAEQLRDALLADANSEYDKLEDSVTAIGGESQMRNTERMIILPIIDQKWREHLYEMDYLKEGIGLRAMAQRDPLVEYQKEGGEMFNAMNDGVKEETVRQLFMLRKQFKAQEEANAAESGEA, via the coding sequence GTGTTTGGACTTTCCAAGCTGCTCCGCGCCGGTGAGGGACGCACCGTAAAGCGCCTAGCCAAGATGGCTGATGATGTTATTGCCCTCGAGGATGATTTTGCCAAGCTCTCCGACGATGAGCTGAAGGCGAAGACGGAGGAGTTTAAGGAGCGCCTGAGCAAGGGCGAGAAGCTCAACGACATTCTGCTTGAGGCTTTTGCAACCGTGCGTGAGGCTGCCTGGCGCGTGCTGGATCAGAAGCACTACAAGGTGCAGATCATGGGCGGTGCTGCCCTGCACTTCGGCAACGTTGCTGAGATGCGCACCGGTGAGGGTAAGACCCTGACCTCACTGCTGCCGGCCTACCTCAATGCGCTTGAGGGCAAGGGTGTGCACATCGTGACCGTTAACGACTACCTGGCTAAGCGTGACGCGGAGATGATGGGCCGTGTGCACCGCTGGCTTGGTCTCTCCGTTGGCGTCATTCTTTCCGAGATGCGCCCGCCGGAGCGTAAAGAGGCCTATGCGTGCGATATCACCTACGGTACTAACAACGAGTTGGGCTTTGACTATCTGCGCGACAACATGGTCCGCTCGCTCGATGACACCGTACAGCGCGGCCACCACTACTGCATCGTCGATGAGGTGGACTCCATTCTTATTGATGAGGCCCGTACCCCGCTCATCATTTCCGGCCCGGTTGACGGTTCCTCCCAGTTCTACAGCGTCTTCTCCCAGTTGGCGCCGAAGATGCGTGAAGGTATCCATTACGAGGTCGACCACAAGAAGCGCACCATCGGTGTGCTGGAAGATGGTGTCGAGTTCGTTGAGGATCAGCTCGGTATTGATAACCTCTACGCTCCTGAGCACTCGCAGCTGGTGTCCTACCTCAACAACGCGCTGAAGGCTAAGGAACTCTTTACCCGCGATAAGGACTACATCGTCCGCAACGGCGAGGTCATGATTGTGGACGGCTTCACCGGCCGTGTCCTGGCTGGTCGTCGTTATAACGAGGGCATGCACCAGGCCATCGAGGCCAAGGAGCAGGTGGAGATCAAGAACGAGAACCAGACGCTGGCAACCGTCACCCTCCAGAACTACTTCCGTCTCTACGACAAGATTTCCGGCATGACCGGTACCGCCGAAACCGAGGCTGCCGAGCTGCACTCCATCTACGGCCTCGATGTGGTGCCGATTCCGACGAACAAGCCGAACCAGCGTATCGACCACTCCGACCGCATTTACAAGACTCAGGAGGCGAAGTTCGCCGCCGTGGTCGATGACATCTCTGAACATGTCGAGGCCGGCCAGCCGGTGCTGGTGGGTACAACGTCTGTGGAGCGTTCCGAGTACCTCTCCCAGCTGCTGAGCAAGCGCGGCATCAAGCACTCGGTGCTCAACGCGAAGCACCACGAACAAGAGGGCCAGATCGTCGCTCGCGCGGGTCGCCCCGGCACCGTGACGGTGGCTACCAACATGGCCGGCCGTGGTACCGATATTGTGCTCGGTGGTAACCCCGAAGTCATCCTCGATGAAAAGCTGCGCGAGCGCGGACTAGATCCCTTCGAGGACGAGGAGAAGTACCAGGAGGCGTGGGACGCCGAGATCGATGAGGAGAAGGAGCGTTCCAAGAAGCTTGGTGACGAGGTCCGTGAGGCCGGTGGCCTGTACGTCCTGGGTACCGAGCGTCACGAGTCGCGCCGCATCGACAACCAGCTGCGTGGTCGTTCCGGCCGTCAGGGTGACCCCGGTGAGACCCGTTTCTACCTGTCCATGCGCGATGAGCTCATGGTGCGTTTCGTCGGCCAGTCGATGGAAAACATGATGAATCGTCTGAACGTGCCGGATGATGTTCCGATCGAGGCCAAGATGGTCTCTAACTCCATTAAGGGCGCGCAGGCGCAGGTGGAGAACCAGAACTTTGAGATGCGTAAGAACGTGCTCAAGTACGATGAGGTCCTCAACGAGCAGCGCAAGGTTGTCTACGCTACCCGCCACGACATCCTCGATGCCGGTGACATCAAGGACAACATCCGCTCCATGATCGATGACACCGTCTCTGCTTATGTCTCTGGCGCGACGGCCACCGGCTATGTCGAGGATTGGAACCTCGATGAGCTGTGGAACGCGCTCGAGTCCCTCTATGGGCCGACTATGTCGCACGAGTCACTCGTTGACGGTACCGAGTACGGCTCCGCCGGTGAGCTTTCTGCGGAGCAGCTTCGTGACGCTTTGCTTGCCGACGCTAACTCGGAGTACGACAAGCTGGAAGACTCCGTCACCGCCATCGGCGGCGAGAGCCAGATGCGCAACACTGAGCGCATGATCATCCTCCCGATCATCGACCAGAAGTGGCGCGAACACCTCTACGAGATGGACTACCTCAAGGAAGGTATCGGTCTGCGTGCCATGGCACAGCGCGATCCTCTGGTGGAGTACCAGAAGGAAGGCGGCGAGATGTTCAACGCCATGAACGACGGTGTGAAGGAAGAAACTGTGCGCCAGCTGTTTATGTTGCGCAAGCAGTTCAAGGCTCAGGAAGAGGCTAATGCCGCTGAATCCGGTGAGGCTTAA
- a CDS encoding DUF6912 family protein produces MRVFLPATFAMLSELEETGQLAARSGWGFMVTPALREFYTEGGDEEEIAYSAFLEASMASLRLLAIGDEEKFPHRRVVISVDVDESVVTPKPDMGEPVVALNPAIITKDNLQAIHVDIEESEAATAKAIEAIDNADLGDEDAELAVGDALDNFMAFYDPTELPFLVELL; encoded by the coding sequence GTGCGTGTCTTCTTGCCCGCCACGTTCGCTATGCTCAGCGAGCTGGAGGAAACCGGTCAGCTCGCTGCACGCAGTGGATGGGGCTTTATGGTGACTCCGGCGCTGCGGGAGTTCTATACCGAAGGCGGAGATGAAGAGGAGATTGCTTATTCTGCCTTCCTTGAAGCCTCCATGGCCTCTCTGCGCCTGCTGGCCATTGGTGATGAGGAGAAATTCCCGCATCGCCGCGTCGTAATCTCGGTGGATGTCGATGAGTCTGTCGTTACCCCGAAGCCAGATATGGGCGAGCCCGTAGTGGCACTGAACCCGGCCATCATTACCAAGGACAACCTGCAGGCGATTCACGTCGACATCGAGGAATCCGAAGCAGCTACAGCAAAGGCCATTGAGGCCATTGATAACGCCGACTTGGGCGATGAAGACGCTGAGCTCGCCGTTGGTGATGCCCTGGATAATTTCATGGCGTTCTACGACCCGACGGAGCTACCTTTCCTCGTCGAGCTGCTCTAA
- a CDS encoding HAD-IA family hydrolase: MRGLIVDFVGVLDGTEEDVKRWRALFAAAKSNGVATAILSNDPGGPGAEHIREWEYRGIVDAVVLSGEIGAEKPDRAAFQAAADAIDLPINDCVMVDDSIVNVRAAVENGMVGMLYTVFDRTSVEVQAVFDIEGEF; the protein is encoded by the coding sequence ATGCGTGGACTCATCGTTGATTTTGTAGGTGTGCTGGACGGCACCGAGGAAGACGTCAAGCGCTGGCGTGCACTGTTTGCCGCTGCCAAGTCGAATGGTGTGGCCACCGCTATTCTCTCCAACGATCCAGGCGGCCCAGGCGCTGAGCACATTCGCGAATGGGAATACCGCGGCATCGTCGACGCCGTAGTCCTCTCCGGCGAGATCGGTGCCGAAAAACCGGATCGTGCTGCCTTCCAGGCCGCTGCCGATGCTATCGATCTGCCTATTAATGACTGCGTCATGGTGGATGATTCCATCGTGAATGTGCGCGCCGCTGTGGAAAATGGCATGGTCGGTATGCTCTACACGGTCTTTGACCGCACCAGCGTTGAGGTCCAGGCCGTCTTCGACATTGAAGGTGAGTTCTAA